One window of the Geotrypetes seraphini chromosome 19, aGeoSer1.1, whole genome shotgun sequence genome contains the following:
- the LOC117352247 gene encoding astacin-like metalloendopeptidase isoform X1 — MALVSEIVILVALLHVALGFPNLMRRAEEGRRWIYLPFYSQAEDEKMIFNKILRLNRGSPQKLSEGDIALRSVRSAWNCPASNCFWPKSSDGTIPVPYTFSLVYSEDHRATITLAMQEFTTMTCIRFIPRKAESNYVQFTSSPRSGCWSYIGMVGGGQALNLEQEGCLERGIIEHELSHALGFIHENNRSDRDAYVQIQWQYVSEGDRYNLKRQTDSNNLGLLYDYNSVMHMGRYSYTNTSGMATIVPVPDPNISIGQRYGLSNLDIAKINKLYNCNLCRTLLSEPTGKFSFSLSPTLWTGGSCLWLMRIPSEQGSSKQTQVLLKFNRFYIQSSPGCSSNYITVYDGDSRTSPLLLDRACAMRQALAMVASSNHMLLEFFSDGMNASSNFSASYSSVNCGGTFTSTKGVVTSPNFPSEYPPSLDCTWTIIAPLGYKIYLKMNAFELEDSAYCTYDYLTISDSDGFLGKYCGYYGMLPMLFSGSSLVLAFHSDEFMEFQGFNATYFFQN, encoded by the exons ATGGCACTAGTGTCGGAAATTGTCATCCTTGTGGCTCTGCTTCATGTTGCCCTGGGCTTTCCTAACCTG ATGAGGAGAGCGGAAGAAGGAA GGCGCTGGATTTATTTGCCGTTTTATTCTCAGGCTGAAGACGAGAAGatgattttcaataaaattttaagGCTTAATCGAG GTTCTCCGCAGAAGTTGTCAGAGGGGGACATTGCCCTGAGGTCCGTTCGCAGTGCCTGGAACTGTCCAGCAAGCAATTGCTTCTGGCCCAAATCCAGTGACGGAACCATCCCTGTGCCATACACCTTCTCTTTGGTTTATT CTGAGGACCATAGAGCAACGATTACCTTGGCTATGCAAGAGTTCACCACCATGACCTGCATTCGCTTCATTCCCCGCAAGGCAGAGAGTAATTACGTGCAGTTTACCTCCAGCCCCAGGTCTGG ATGCTGGTCGTACATCGGGATGGTTGGCGGGGGCCAGGCCCTGAACTTGGAACAGGAAGGCTGCTTGGAGAGAGGGATCATTGAGCATGAGTTGTCCCATGCCTTGGGCTTCATCCACGAAAACAACCGGAGTGACCGGGACGCTTACGTTCAAATCCAGTGGCAATACGTTTCCGAAG GCGACCGGTACAACTTAAAACGACAGACAGACTCTAATAACCTGGGCCTCCTCTATGATTATAACTCGGTCATGCATATGGGCAG GTACTCTTATACTAACACATCGGGCATGGCAACCATTGTACCCGTTCCTGACCCAAACATATCCATCGGACAGAGATATGGCCTCAGTAACCTGGACATAGCCAAAATCAACAAGCTGTATAACTGCA ATCTCTGCCGGACGTTGCTCAGTGAACCTACTGGAAAGTTTTCCTTCAGCCTTTCCCCGACACTCTGGACTGGAGGCAGTTGTCTTTGGCTGATGCGAATTCCGTCGGAGCAGGGCAGCTCTAAACAGACACAG GTTCTCCTGAAGTTTAATCGGTTTTATATCCAGTCCTCCCCAGGCTGCTCCTCCAACTACATCACGGTTTATGATGGAGACAGTAGGACGTCGCCTTTATTACTGGACAGGGCTTGTGCAATGAGACAGGCCTTGGCGATGGTAGCATCCAGCAACCACATGCTTTTGGAGTTTTTCAGTGACGGCATGAACGCATCAAGCAACTTCAGCGCCTCCTACAGCTCAG TGAACTGTGGTGGCACATTTACCAGTACTAAGGGAGTTGTGACCTCACCAAACTTCCCTTCCGAGTATCCACCTTCTCTTGACTGCACCTGGACCATCATAGCACCCCTTGGATATAAG ATATACCTGAAAATGAATGCCTTTGAGCTGGAAGACAGCGCTTATTGTACTTATGACTACTTGACTATCTCGGATTCAGACGGCTTTCTGGGCAAGTACTGTGGCTATTATGGGATGCTCCCTATGCTCTTCTCCGGCAGCTCACTGGTTCTCGCTTTTCACAGTGACGAATTCATGGAATTCCAAGGGTTCAACGCGACGTATTTCTTCCAAAATTAA
- the LOC117352247 gene encoding astacin-like metalloendopeptidase isoform X2, with translation MIFNKILRLNRGSPQKLSEGDIALRSVRSAWNCPASNCFWPKSSDGTIPVPYTFSLVYSEDHRATITLAMQEFTTMTCIRFIPRKAESNYVQFTSSPRSGCWSYIGMVGGGQALNLEQEGCLERGIIEHELSHALGFIHENNRSDRDAYVQIQWQYVSEGDRYNLKRQTDSNNLGLLYDYNSVMHMGRYSYTNTSGMATIVPVPDPNISIGQRYGLSNLDIAKINKLYNCNLCRTLLSEPTGKFSFSLSPTLWTGGSCLWLMRIPSEQGSSKQTQVLLKFNRFYIQSSPGCSSNYITVYDGDSRTSPLLLDRACAMRQALAMVASSNHMLLEFFSDGMNASSNFSASYSSVNCGGTFTSTKGVVTSPNFPSEYPPSLDCTWTIIAPLGYKIYLKMNAFELEDSAYCTYDYLTISDSDGFLGKYCGYYGMLPMLFSGSSLVLAFHSDEFMEFQGFNATYFFQN, from the exons atgattttcaataaaattttaagGCTTAATCGAG GTTCTCCGCAGAAGTTGTCAGAGGGGGACATTGCCCTGAGGTCCGTTCGCAGTGCCTGGAACTGTCCAGCAAGCAATTGCTTCTGGCCCAAATCCAGTGACGGAACCATCCCTGTGCCATACACCTTCTCTTTGGTTTATT CTGAGGACCATAGAGCAACGATTACCTTGGCTATGCAAGAGTTCACCACCATGACCTGCATTCGCTTCATTCCCCGCAAGGCAGAGAGTAATTACGTGCAGTTTACCTCCAGCCCCAGGTCTGG ATGCTGGTCGTACATCGGGATGGTTGGCGGGGGCCAGGCCCTGAACTTGGAACAGGAAGGCTGCTTGGAGAGAGGGATCATTGAGCATGAGTTGTCCCATGCCTTGGGCTTCATCCACGAAAACAACCGGAGTGACCGGGACGCTTACGTTCAAATCCAGTGGCAATACGTTTCCGAAG GCGACCGGTACAACTTAAAACGACAGACAGACTCTAATAACCTGGGCCTCCTCTATGATTATAACTCGGTCATGCATATGGGCAG GTACTCTTATACTAACACATCGGGCATGGCAACCATTGTACCCGTTCCTGACCCAAACATATCCATCGGACAGAGATATGGCCTCAGTAACCTGGACATAGCCAAAATCAACAAGCTGTATAACTGCA ATCTCTGCCGGACGTTGCTCAGTGAACCTACTGGAAAGTTTTCCTTCAGCCTTTCCCCGACACTCTGGACTGGAGGCAGTTGTCTTTGGCTGATGCGAATTCCGTCGGAGCAGGGCAGCTCTAAACAGACACAG GTTCTCCTGAAGTTTAATCGGTTTTATATCCAGTCCTCCCCAGGCTGCTCCTCCAACTACATCACGGTTTATGATGGAGACAGTAGGACGTCGCCTTTATTACTGGACAGGGCTTGTGCAATGAGACAGGCCTTGGCGATGGTAGCATCCAGCAACCACATGCTTTTGGAGTTTTTCAGTGACGGCATGAACGCATCAAGCAACTTCAGCGCCTCCTACAGCTCAG TGAACTGTGGTGGCACATTTACCAGTACTAAGGGAGTTGTGACCTCACCAAACTTCCCTTCCGAGTATCCACCTTCTCTTGACTGCACCTGGACCATCATAGCACCCCTTGGATATAAG ATATACCTGAAAATGAATGCCTTTGAGCTGGAAGACAGCGCTTATTGTACTTATGACTACTTGACTATCTCGGATTCAGACGGCTTTCTGGGCAAGTACTGTGGCTATTATGGGATGCTCCCTATGCTCTTCTCCGGCAGCTCACTGGTTCTCGCTTTTCACAGTGACGAATTCATGGAATTCCAAGGGTTCAACGCGACGTATTTCTTCCAAAATTAA